CGGATCCCAATCAGCTGCTGCTGAGTGGTAGCCACCCCAGTATTTTTCTGCATATCCTAAAACTTCTCGCCAAGGTAGATCATCTGGAACTAAGTAACCAGAGTTTGGATTTGCCATCGCCCAAGCAACTGCTGCATAAACTGAGCTAGCAACTTGAACTGTTGTGGCAGATTGTTTTGGAACTAATTTTCTAGAGTCATGGATGTTAAGGAGTGAACCAGTCCACCATGATTTATATGGATGTCCCATAAGTAATACACCCAATCGATCATCCCCATCAATAATCTCTTCATTCATAATTCTTTGATTTGGAGTTAAATCCCATTGACGCATTTGCAGCTCATGCATAGAAGCAACTGCAGCATCAGTTGGGCAGTATGCATAGTGAACAGTTGGGCGATAAACCGCTTTACTTGCATCCCAAACAGTTAAGTGATCACTTATTGTGAAAGCTTCACCATGGCGAATAACCATTCCTGTTGTTTCCATGTTTGGAACCCAAGATCTAACCCAAGTAGTAGCACCTGGTTGGGCAATACAGATCTGGTTTTTTGGACCATCAGGATGTTGATAAGCATTAACTGGCAATGTTTTTTCATGAGTTCCCCAACCCATTTCAGCTGGGGCAATTCCCTCTTCATAAAAGCCTTCAACTGACCAGGTATTAACAAACTCATTAACCTGCTTAGGTTTATCTGAGATTTGGGTATCGCGTTCTGCGATATGAATTACCTTAACGCCAAGCTTCTGCGCAAGTGTTGGAAAATTCTCAGATGCTAATGCTTCGGCAACACCAGCAGCAGCTTTGCCATCCTTAATTGCTGCGGTTGCAATATCAAATAAAGCTTTCTTAGTTAAATGTGAAACTAAACCAGGGTTAGCACCATGTTCAACAATTGCAGTTGGTCCTTTGCCGCCCCAAGTATCAGTTAACTTTCGTAACTTCATGTGGCGCCAATAAAGTGTGCGCTCAGTTGGATTACGTGTGGCACCAGCCGCGTATGGATCCCACTCTTCAATTGAAGTATTTAAGTAAATAACACCATGATCATGTGCCCAGCCAATAATTTCATTGGCATCAATATTCCAAGCTAAGTCTAAGAGAAAATCACCAGCTGATAAGTATTTTGATAAGAATTGATCCATATTTTCGCGGGTTAATTGATCTTGAACATAAACTGCGCCCGCAGCGATTGCTTCAGAAACTCGGCTTCGATTATCACGCATATCTGCAATCGTGATCTGTTTTGCATCTACTAGATGCTCAATTAAAAGTGGAAGAACACATTGTGAAACTGAACCTGCACCTAAAACCAGAACTCGATTTGAAAAGCGTGCTGCCAATTAGGACCTCCAAGAATCTTGCTAAAGGATTTAGCCAGTGAAGATTAACCTAAATTTTCAATATTGCTAATCCACATTTGGCTACCCACGCCATTTCTCTTTGCGGCATACATCGCCAAATCTGCATGCCTTAGCCAGTCAGTTGACTCACCACTTTGATCAATTGGGGCAAAGCCAACGCTGACATTTACTTTGGCTGCTCCTGCTGGCAAGGAGATTGGATAACTTAAGGTTGAGCCAAGGGCTTGTGCTAGCTCAATTGCCTGGCCCTGATCAATTTGGGCAATCACACCAAACTCATCTCCACCAAGACGAGCCAACTGGGCACCGCTTGGAATAACTCGAGAAAATCTCATTGCCACCTGCCTAAGAAGTTCATCCCCGGCTGCATGCCCCAGCTCATCATTAATCTTTTTAAAGCCATCTAGATCTAGCAAAAATATGAAGCCACTTTTAAATTGGCTCAGGTGCAGAAGAAAATTTCGGCGATTCGACAATCCAGTTAATTCATCGGTTCTAGCCAATACTCGCTCACTCACCGCTGTGTTTGCCTCTTGCAGAGCAAAACTCATTCTAATAAATGCTAAAGCGATGGTGATAAATCCTGGAATCAAAATAAAGCTTGGAAAATAGCCAGGTTTAATAGCTGCAATTCCAAGCAAAGTACTACTAGCAATTAGAGCGATTGTGGCACTGGCTGAAGATATTTTCTCTGAAAATTTTGATTTTGGTGAGGAGTATGTAAGTGAGGTAGCAAGTAGTAATAAACCAAGAATCCAGCCATCATCGGTGATTGAGCCGAATTCATATTTATCATTAATGCTTGCCCAAATGAAAAACAGATCCGAAGATGCAAAACTTAATAAACCAGTTGTTAATAGAAGTGATTGAAAGCTAAATGGGTTTAAAAGAAAATAGACAGCAACCATTGCCACTAGCACTATGTCACCAACTGGATAAAGAATTGATAAGAATACTTGCCAACTATTTCCACTAAATGTGAGCATGGCAGGCTTTAGAAAAAAGGCGGTCAAAACACTCGTAAGGCCCACAGCAATAATGACAGTATCTAAAAGTTCCAAAGCTGAGATAGATCGCTTTTGAGTAAAGCTTCGAGAGACTGATAGGAAAACTAAGGGATAGAAAATTGCATAACAAAAATCTGAAAAGCCATTGGGTATCTGAAGTTCAAAAAAAGAGTTCCAGGTAGAAAAAAATGAACCCATGCTCCAAATTAAGGCAGCAAACCCAAATGAGATTGCTGATACTCGATCAGTATGAGCTGGGGCACTAAGAGCGATAATGGCTGCAAACAAACCAATTGAGTTAAACAGAACTAGATCAATAAATATATTATTCTCAGGAAATATCCACCTTGATATCAGATGCGATGCGAGCAACACCGCGGCTATCCACTTAACGCCAAGGTAGGGACGAGACAATTGCATAATTAATAGTAAAATAATGCAATAGCCAAAAGAATAGATCTGGGGACAAATAAGTGATCGCACTCTCAAGAAGACAATTCATCTGCGGTAGCGCAGCCGTTGCGGCCCTTGCTAGTACCCCTGCGATCGCAGCAACTGGTATAAAAAATCTACCTGGCGGCAAAACTGAGGTTTCACTCGCAGCCAATAAAGCTTTGGCAAGTGTGGGTGGAGTCGTGGAATTATCAATTAAGAAGTACGGCAAGGTTGCTGTAATTAGAACTTCAGCATCGGTGAAAGGTTTTGCAGTTGTTAACTTATCTTGCCCGCATGCTGGTGTGATTGTTCAACAAAATAATGGTGGTTGGGTTTGTCCTGGACCTCGTGGACATGGCTCTGAGTTTGGATTAAATGGTGCGGTAAAGGTTGGTCCAGCTAATTCTGCTCTAAAGCCAATTAAATTTACGGCAACAAGTAAGGCTGTAACAATCGCATAGGTGCGATCATTACAGCCTTAAAGTTTTAAGAATTAGTACTTAGGATTGCACTTATCTTTAATTGTAGATCTAATCATCAACATTAAGTTGTAAGTATTTTTAAACTCCTCTAATGCTGGATCAATTGAATCAACAACAGATTGAATTGCAGCCTTTCCACTTTCAAGTGCTGAAATCTTTGTTGCTAAAGAACTTGATAGATCATTGTATTTAACCTTTAGAGCAGCATTTGTGGTCTTAACTGCAGCTGAAGTTAAAGCAGCAACCTGTGCATTTGCAGTAGTAATTACCTTTGCTGGCGCTGGCATCTGACCAATTTTTGAGTTGGCATTTGTTGGCTGACTTACAACCCAGAATTTAGTTGAGCCAATATTTGCAGCAGTTGGTGCTTTGTTAGTACCAGTTTTAGTTGCTGAATAGTAAGTATTTGCGTAATAAACCACATCAGATTTCTTGTAGGTAATCAAAGAGTTCCATGTGATCAAATCACGAAGTGGTGCACCAACTGGTTCAATTTGGATTGCACGGTTTGATTCAGAGGCACGAAGTGCGTCTACTGCTTCTTTATTGCCAGCAACATAATCAGTATTTAGTTCAATGCAGCCATCCCAAACCCAAGTTAACTTTGTTGTGTTATAAAAAGGATTCTTTGCGCAAACATAATCATTTTTTCCGATCTTGGTTGTGGCACCTGCTGATGTACATGAACCACCTGAGGTAGCTGCTTGTACAGGAGATGCGACTCCAAGAATTAAAAATCCGCTAAGGGCTAAAGCCGAGATCTTCTTTTTCACTAATTACTCCTTATGTAGGTATGGCCTTATTCTACTTGAGCATTATTCAATGAGTAGGTATGTGGCTGAGGCAAGTCAGTGAATTTGATGTGAAATATAGGTTTTAGCGTTGTTTACGTCGAACATTAATTCCAGCTTTCCGAACTATTGGCCGGGGAGCAATTCTGGCAATAGTACTTAACATCATGTACTGCCAACCTGGAATACAAATAACTTTACCTGCCTTGGCATATTTCCAAGATTTCTTAACGACATTATTCACATCAGTCCACATGTAATTTGGCAATCCGCCCATCTTCATATTGCCGCGGGCATGAAACTCAGTTTTGGTAAAGCCTGGACACAAAGCTGAAACCTTTATATTTGTATCTCTTAGTTCTGTGTGTAGATACTCAGTGAAAACTGTTAGGTAAGATTTTGCTGCGCTATAAGTTCCACCAGCAATAAAACTTGCCACACTTGAAACGTTAACAATCACTCCCTTATTACGCTTAACCATTGTAGGAAGTACGGCGTGGGATAAACGCATTGGAGCGGTAACTAAAACATCTAGCAACTCTTGCTCACGGTTTAAATCACTATCTAAAAAACTATCCTTAATTCCAAAACCAGCATTATTTACCAAAACTTCAATAGGTTTAGTAGTGCTAGCCAATCGTTTTTCAACCTTTGCTAATTGGGCAGGCTTTGTTAAATCAGCCTTTATGCATTCAGTTTTAATTCCAAAAGTTTTGCCTAATTCTTTGGCAACCTTATTTAATCTAGGTAGATCTCTGGCAACTAAAACTAGATCAAAACCCTCTTTAGCCAGCAGTTTGGCATAGGCACCGCCAATTCCAGCAGTGGCACCCGTTACTAGAGCGGTAGCCATTACTTAATAATTCCTGAAACATCCTCATCACGAATATGCCATGAAGTTCCATACTCTTCTAGTAAATCTAAAAATGGCTTAGATTCAAACCATTCTGGACCATTAACACCTTGTGGCTTCCATGCGCCATTATGAATTAACTCCAAAGCAATCACAGGATTAATCGCGGTTTGCCAGACAACAGCTTGATCACCAAACTCTTTCATTGACCAGGCATTATCAACTACGTTGTAGATATAAACAGCTTTTGGATTTCCTTGTTTATCTAATCCTTTTACTAACGTACCTGCACAGGTTTTACCGCGCATACGTTCGCCAAGCGTGCCAGGATCTGGCAGTGATGCGGTAAGAAGATCTCTTGGTGAAACTGCAACGCCTTGTACTTCAACAGTTTCCTTACGATCCATACCAAGCATATTTATGGTTTTTAAAATAGTAATGAACTCAGCACCTAAGCCATATTTAAAGTTAACTTTTTTGGCATCAATTTTTTGTGGAATTAAAATAACCTCTTCGTGCTCAACATTTACGCACTCAACTGGACCAATGCCTTCTGGGAAATCAAATATCTCAAGCTCTGAAAATGGCGTAGTGGTATACCAACCGCGGCCATCTTCCCAAACAATCGGCGGATTTAAACACTCTTCAATAGTGGTCCAGATTGAAAATGAGGGAGCAAAATCAAATCCTTCAACTCTTAAGTTTGAACCATCCAAAATTGTGCAGGAATCAATCCGACTAAATAAATGCTCACTGGCATACTTGGCAAAAACATCACTCATACCTGGCTCAACACCCATACCGATTAAGGCAAAGATCTTTCGCTCATCCCAGTTAAAGTCACGGGCAAATTGTTCGTCTCCTAGTTTCACGCCAGTTTCGGTATATGGATAGTGCGGGTGTTTACGAGAAAGAGACATTGCCATATCTATGTAATTAGTATTTTCAATCTCACAAGCTAGAAATATCGGCATAACAAATCGTGGGTCAACGGCGTTAATCACAACATCTGGATCTGCTTTACGAATTAACTCACGAACATCCTCAAGTTCAGCGGCATTAACCATGGCAGCGGAAAAGCGAGGATCTTTAACGCGCGCTACAGCCTCTTCTGCACGAGAGAGTGTGCGGTCGGCGATCACCATAGATTCAATAAATGAACGTCGTGATGCGATATTAGCTATCGCCCTACCTACTCCACCGGCGCCTATAACGAGGGCCTTCATGATATTTAACTCCAAACGAATTATTGTTATTCTATCTCAGCGATAATTTAAAGACAAATTCACGCATGTTTTTGCAATTGTTTTCAATTATTAATGAATTAAATTAAGATTTGTAATTAATACAAATTTTAAATTAAAAAATTAAATATTGTCCCCGTAGCTCAGTGGATAGAGCAACCGCCTCCTAAGCGGTAGGTCGCAGGTTCAACTCCCGCCGGGGACGCAATAAATTAATGATCTAAAGTAAATCGTTTCATAGCTTTTGGTGCCCACCAATTTCGTTCACCAAATAATCGCATTAATGCTGGAACCAGTAATGCACGCACCAATGTTGCATCTAAAATAATTGCAAATGCCACACCAAAGCCAAGCATTTTTATTGAGGTCACACCGCTTAACATAAAAGAAGCAAAGACAATTGCTAATAAGCCAGCTGCTGCGGTAATAATTCGAGCTGATCTTTGCAAGCCAGTCGCTACAGCTTCAATGTTTGATCGACCAGCATCGTGTTCCTCTTTAATTCGAGAAAGCAGGAATAGCTCGTAATCCATAGATAATCCAAATGCAACAACTGCAACTAAAATAATTGACCCAGTATCAACTGAGCCAGTAACAGTGAAATCACCGACCAACCACTTCAGATGACCCTCCACAAATATCCAAGTGATCACACCTAAGGTGGCACTAAGTGAGAGAATATTTAGAATTATTGCTTTGATCGGCAAGATGATGGATCCAGTAAATACGAAGAGTAGGACCAATACGCCGATTGCAATCCACAGCAGCGCCCACGGCATTGTTTTAGCAATACCTATTTGAGTATCTGCGTAATCGGCTGCAACTCCACCAACTAGTGTTTGATCAGGAGCATAAATCTGCCTAATCTTTTTAATCATCACTTCAGCTTCAGGCGTTCTTGGACCCATGGAATGAATTGCAATAACCCGAACATCATTTCCAAGTATTTGCGGCTCACCCACTCTGACTACGCCCTCGACTTTAGCCACCGAGGATGTGTATTGAGTTATCTGAGTAATTTTTGTCGCGCCACTTGGAATGATAATTTCAATTGGATTACCTTCTTGCCCAGGAAATCTTTCGGTAATTAACTGAGCAGCGTACGCTGCTGGATTACTTGCTGGTAAAACTCTTGAATCAACTTGTGAGAAAACTATATTAGTAATTGGCGCAGCAAGAACTCCTAATGCAATCAAACTTAAGGTAACAACAGAGATTGGTTTTGCCATTACAAATCTAGCAGTCTGTGCCCATCTGCCATCTTCTTTAGGTTTTAATGCAGATTTTCTAACTACTGCTTTATCAATACGCTTACCAAGAATTGCTAGTAAGGCTGGTAATGCAATTAATGAACCAAGGACTGCCATGATTACAACTGTTACACCTGCATACCCAAATGATTTTAAGAACATTAGCGGGAAGAGCATTAAAGCGGCCAAAGTAATAACAATTGTTAAGCCAGAGTAAAAAACTGTCTTTCCTGCAGTTGCGACAGTTCTCTTGATTGCCTCATCTACCGACTTACCGGAGTGAAGCTCTTCTCTAAAGCGATTAACAATTAATAGCGAGTAATCAATACCTAAGCCAAGACCAAGTCCTGTAATCAGGTTTAGAGCAAAAACACTGACGCCTGTAAAGAGGGTCAATAGATAAATAATTAACAATGAGCCAAGAATTGCAGATACTCCAACTAATAGTGGCATCGCACTTGCAACTAAGCCACCAAAAACAAAGACTAATAAAATGAAGGTCAAAGGTATTGATATTGCTTCAGATAGTTTCAAATCATCAGCAATTTTAGTATTAATCGCGTGGGCGAATACTCCAGTACCGCTGGCATAGATTGTTAAATTCTCAAACTTTCCATCGTACTTTTCTTGAATTCTTTTGCCTAGACCTTGCACAGTATCCCACTCGACATCTTCGCTATAGACAAACAAAAATGCTGATTTAGAATCAGAGCTCTTTAAAGATGGTGCACCACCAGCGCTCCAATAAGAAAGTGTTGAACCGACTCCCGCTTCAGATTTAAGAGCAGTTTCAAGTTTTGTGGCAGAGGCAACAACATCAGGTTCGGTTAGCCCATCTTTTGTTTCAACAACTAGGACTACTGCTGGGTCCTTAACTTTGAACACATCTGTCAGATACTCAAATGCTTTACTTGAATCACTTTTTGGATCGTTATAGCCACCACTATCAAGTTTGCCAAAAACTGATGACCCGATTACACCTGCAGACAAAATAGCGACTATGAATATTGAGAAAATAAGTTTTTTACGATTAACAATTAATGAGCCTAGTTTTACAAACATGTTCACCTATTCAGTAAGTTTTGATGTAAGCGGGTAGACTTATATTCTAATGAAGAATGATTCAAATGAAATAAAAGATCCACCTAAGAAGGCTAGTGAAGTTAATCACGAACTTCTACCTAAAGTAACCAGTGATGAAATAGATTTAGAAATTGACTTACATCGCGATGATGAGATCGCTAGGGATAAGCCACCACACCACTAGCAAGAGTTATTCTTTACTTTTTGTAGCCGGCTTACTTTCTACTTTTGCAGCAGGCTTACTTTCAGCCTTTGTTGCGGGGGTTTCACTCTTAGGAGCTGGCGTACTTCTGGAATCGGTTTTATAGAAGCCACTTCCTTTAAATACAACACCTACATTGTTATAAACCTTGCGAACTACGCCATCGCATTTTGGGCACTTTTCAATGGCTGATTCAGTGAATGATTGAACCGCCTCAAAAGCATGTTCACACTCATTACACAGATATTCATAGGTTGGCATAGGAGTAATCTTAAGTGAGTGGCAAGATAAGGGCTAACTCAACTAAGGAGGCAATGTGATTAAGCGGATTTGCACAGTTTTCACCGCACTACTAATCACTTGCGCTGCGGTGCCTACTTCTTGGGCAACCTCAATTGTTAGCACCTCACCAACCGCAGGTTCTGTGTTAAGCATTTCACCAACTGCTGTAACAATTAAAGCTAACGCTGATTTATTAGATGGCGCGAATGAAATAACGGTAAGTGATTCAAAAGGAATCAGAGTTGATGATGGCTCGATTCAGATTCAAGGATCAGTGTTAATGGTTGGAGTTAAACCACTTACAACCTCAGGCTTGTACACAGTTGCATACACATTGATGGCAATTGATCAGCCACCTATGACCGGCACATTCACTTTTCTTTATAATGCTCCAGCAGAGATGGCACTGCCAACTCCATCACCATCTGATGAAGAGGTACTTACAAACTCACCAAATCGAATTACAGATTTGTTTGTAATTGGATTGATGATTTTTGCTTTCATCATGTTAATTTTCTTATCACGCTATGCCAAGCAAACCTTGAAAGCACCAGCACGGCCTCGAAAAGTAAAGAAGAGCTCAAGTACCAGCAAAAAATTCTTAAAGTAGTTTGGGCTCAAACTTGATTGAATTACTCTCACCCCTTACCAAAGGCTTAATGCAGTTAACTGGTGTATTAAGCATTGGCTTATTAATTGCAATAGCTTTTCTGGAGTTAGACAGCAAGGGCAGAGTTGTTAATTTTGATTTAGTAAAAAAAGCCAAAAGATTACTTTCATTATGGCTAATCACGACCTTTATATACATTTTAGTTCAAATCGCATATTTGCTAGATCAACCAATAACAGCATCTTTTGACTTAACAGTTATTAGGTCTTATTTAACGCAAACTTCAATTGGTAAGAGTTATTTACTTCAGATCATCGGGATAATAGTTGTCTTGGCGATCTCACTTAAGAAGATCATTTCAACCTATGTTGCCCTTCTGATTTCACTAATTGCTATCACTGCCTCAATTTTTCAAAGCCATGGTTCAACCTCTGGCCATCATGGATTGGCAATTGGAGCTCTAGTTATCCATGTGATCGCCTTAAGTTTTTGGGTAGGCGGACTATTTGGTTTAACGCAATTAGGTAGCGAGCATAAGTTAATTGTACTTCCTAGATTTAGTGCGATTGCTTTATGGAGTGCGATCACCGTGGCACTTACTGGCGCTGCCACAGCCTGGACCAGATTAGATTCAATATCAGCCTGGCAAAGTAAGTACGGAGCAATTACTTTATTGAAAATATTTTTAGCCATAACTCTTATTGGATTTGGCGCATTGCATCGAAGATGGATAATCAAATCTGATTTTCCATCAGTATTTAGATTAATTACAGCTGAGATAGTGGTTATGTTTTCAACTATATTTGTCGGTAGCTGGCTATCAACTGTTAACCCACCAGATCGTGAAGTAGTTTCTTCACCAGCCTTGCTTCTAACTGGACTTGAAATGCCAGAGCCACCAACATTTTCTCGAGTTTTACTTGCCTATGACGCGGATGGATTAATGCTTGGGCTATTAATACTTGCAGTCGCTCTTTATATAAAAGGTGTAGTAATTTTAAGTAGACGTGGTGATAAGTGGCCAGTAGGGCGAACAATTGCATTTGCTTTAGGAATATCAGCAATTGATTTTGCAACAAGTGGTGGCTTAGGGGTTTATTCACGGTTTGCGTTTTCAAATCACATGCTCTCGCATATGGTGCTTGGCATGATTGCACCTATTGGAATTGTGCTTGGGGCGCCAATAACTTTAGCGCTTAGAACTTTACCGGTTGGTCGAAGTGAAGGTGAGCGAGGAATTCGTGGAGCATTTATCGCAATACTGCACTCAAAACTTTCAAACTTTTATACCCATCCAGTAGTTGCACTAGCCATATTTGATGGCTCACTCTTTGCCCTTTACTTCACGCCACTGTTTTCAAATCTAATGCAGGGACATAGCGGACACTTCTTTATGTCTATTCACTTCCTGCTAGCTGGCATATTATTTTTCCAAGTCTTAATTGGAATTGATCCAATGCCTAGAAAAGTGCCACATATTGTGAAGATGATAATTATTTTTGCTGCGATGAGTATTCATGCGTTTTTCTCAATCTCATTAATGTCAGCTTCAACTCTTCTAGACAATGGCTACTTCGCACTTCTAGAGCGGCCATGGGCAACAGATTTACTTGCAGACCAAAGATTAGGTGGCGCAATTGGTTGGGCAATGGGTGAGATTCCAATCCTGCTTGCTCTTCTTGCCACCTTCTTGCAGTGGGTAAGACAAGATAAGAAAGAGGCCTCCCGGATTGATCGGGCTGCAGATCGAGCAGCTGCCATGGGCGAGAAAGATGATCTGGCTATCTATAACCAATATTTAGCAGAGTTAAATCGACGAGATAACTCACAATAGAATATGTCCATGTCAATTAATTCAGATATGCCCGCTTTATTTGGCGAGGAGTATCAAGCGCTTCGAGAAAGTATTAGTGCGCTAGCGCAAAAAAAGATTTTACCTTTCGCTCATGATGTTGATGAAAACTCAAGGTATCCGCAAGAGGCAGCAGATGCACTTCAAGCAGCAGGTCTTGCTGCTGCTCATGTGCCAGTTGAATTTGGCGGCCAAGGTGCGGACGCATTAGCTGCAGTAATAATTATCGAAGAGGTTGCAAGAGTTTGTGGCGCTTCGTCATTAATTCCAGCGGTTAACAAATTAGGTTCAGTTCCATTAATGATTGCTGGCAATAATGAACAAAAAAAGAAGTATTTAACTCAACTTGCAGCGGGCAAAGGGTTTTCTTATTGCCTATCTGAATCAGAAGCTGGTTCTGATGCTGCTGCAATGAAAACTAAGGCGGTAAAAGATGGGGATAGCTGGATAATTTCTGGCAGCAAGAAGTGGATTTCAAATGCTGGAGTTTCAGAGTTCTACACAGTCCTAGCTTCAACTGATGCTAGTAAAGGGGCTAAAGGAATTTCTGCATTCATTATTGAAAAATCTGATGCAGGTGTTTCATTTGGCGCACATGAAAAGAAGATGGGCTTTCGTGGATCACCAACCCGGGAAGTTTATTTCGACAATGTAAAGATTAATGATGATCGTCGTTTAGGTGAGATAGGAAGCGGCTTTTCATTAGCCATGAAAACTTTAGATCACACCAGAATTACAATTGCAGCCCAAGCACTAGGTATCGCACAAGGTGCATTTGATGTTGCTAAGAAATATGCCCACGAGCGCCAACAATTCGGTAAACCTATATTTGATTTTCAAGCTATCCAATTTATGTTGGCAGATATGGCAATGCAGATTGAAGCAGCTAGACAACTTACTTATGCTGCGGCGGTAAAGAGTGAGCGAGGAGAGAGTGATTTAACATTCTTCTCAGCTGCGAGTAAATGTTTTGCTACTGACGTGGCTATGAAGGTAACAACTGATGCCGTGCAAGTTCTTGGTGGCTATGGCTATGTAAGTGATTATCCAGTGGAGCGAATGATGCGCGATGCTAAGTTAACTCAAATTTATGAGGGTACAAATCAAATTCAACGAGTTGTAATGGCTAGAAATCTAGAGACTTTAACTAATTAAAATCTGACAATAATCTCTGGGGTAGCAGCTGCTTTAATTTTCTGATCATGCGGCTCAACTGGCAATAATTCACTAGTTAATTCACCGCGATGCAGCAGCGCGATACTCCAAGCATTGCTGCGGGCTAGCACTCGATCGTATGAGCCACCACCTTGTCCTAAGCGATTTCCAGTTCGGTCAACATGTAAGGCCGGCAGAATAATTAGATCTAGTTCAATATCTTTAGCAGCTTCACCAACTGGCTCAAGAGTTTTGTCAGAGTTTTTTAACTTACTTTTATCACCATCCCAAGCGACCCATTCCAAATCATTATCTTTAAGCAGTCTTGGCAGATAAAGTGTTTTGCCTGATGAAATAATTCTTTGATTTATATCACTAGTTTCTGGTTCAAAATCATATGAAATG
The Candidatus Nanopelagicus limnes DNA segment above includes these coding regions:
- a CDS encoding ubiquinol-cytochrome c reductase iron-sulfur subunit, whose product is MIALSRRQFICGSAAVAALASTPAIAATGIKNLPGGKTEVSLAANKALASVGGVVELSIKKYGKVAVIRTSASVKGFAVVNLSCPHAGVIVQQNNGGWVCPGPRGHGSEFGLNGAVKVGPANSALKPIKFTATSKAVTIA
- a CDS encoding FmdB family zinc ribbon protein translates to MPTYEYLCNECEHAFEAVQSFTESAIEKCPKCDGVVRKVYNNVGVVFKGSGFYKTDSRSTPAPKSETPATKAESKPAAKVESKPATKSKE
- a CDS encoding MMPL family transporter, producing the protein MFVKLGSLIVNRKKLIFSIFIVAILSAGVIGSSVFGKLDSGGYNDPKSDSSKAFEYLTDVFKVKDPAVVLVVETKDGLTEPDVVASATKLETALKSEAGVGSTLSYWSAGGAPSLKSSDSKSAFLFVYSEDVEWDTVQGLGKRIQEKYDGKFENLTIYASGTGVFAHAINTKIADDLKLSEAISIPLTFILLVFVFGGLVASAMPLLVGVSAILGSLLIIYLLTLFTGVSVFALNLITGLGLGLGIDYSLLIVNRFREELHSGKSVDEAIKRTVATAGKTVFYSGLTIVITLAALMLFPLMFLKSFGYAGVTVVIMAVLGSLIALPALLAILGKRIDKAVVRKSALKPKEDGRWAQTARFVMAKPISVVTLSLIALGVLAAPITNIVFSQVDSRVLPASNPAAYAAQLITERFPGQEGNPIEIIIPSGATKITQITQYTSSVAKVEGVVRVGEPQILGNDVRVIAIHSMGPRTPEAEVMIKKIRQIYAPDQTLVGGVAADYADTQIGIAKTMPWALLWIAIGVLVLLFVFTGSIILPIKAIILNILSLSATLGVITWIFVEGHLKWLVGDFTVTGSVDTGSIILVAVVAFGLSMDYELFLLSRIKEEHDAGRSNIEAVATGLQRSARIITAAAGLLAIVFASFMLSGVTSIKMLGFGVAFAIILDATLVRALLVPALMRLFGERNWWAPKAMKRFTLDH
- a CDS encoding SDR family NAD(P)-dependent oxidoreductase gives rise to the protein MATALVTGATAGIGGAYAKLLAKEGFDLVLVARDLPRLNKVAKELGKTFGIKTECIKADLTKPAQLAKVEKRLASTTKPIEVLVNNAGFGIKDSFLDSDLNREQELLDVLVTAPMRLSHAVLPTMVKRNKGVIVNVSSVASFIAGGTYSAAKSYLTVFTEYLHTELRDTNIKVSALCPGFTKTEFHARGNMKMGGLPNYMWTDVNNVVKKSWKYAKAGKVICIPGWQYMMLSTIARIAPRPIVRKAGINVRRKQR
- a CDS encoding GGDEF domain-containing protein, which produces MQLSRPYLGVKWIAAVLLASHLISRWIFPENNIFIDLVLFNSIGLFAAIIALSAPAHTDRVSAISFGFAALIWSMGSFFSTWNSFFELQIPNGFSDFCYAIFYPLVFLSVSRSFTQKRSISALELLDTVIIAVGLTSVLTAFFLKPAMLTFSGNSWQVFLSILYPVGDIVLVAMVAVYFLLNPFSFQSLLLTTGLLSFASSDLFFIWASINDKYEFGSITDDGWILGLLLLATSLTYSSPKSKFSEKISSASATIALIASSTLLGIAAIKPGYFPSFILIPGFITIALAFIRMSFALQEANTAVSERVLARTDELTGLSNRRNFLLHLSQFKSGFIFLLDLDGFKKINDELGHAAGDELLRQVAMRFSRVIPSGAQLARLGGDEFGVIAQIDQGQAIELAQALGSTLSYPISLPAGAAKVNVSVGFAPIDQSGESTDWLRHADLAMYAAKRNGVGSQMWISNIENLG
- a CDS encoding saccharopine dehydrogenase family protein, which gives rise to MKALVIGAGGVGRAIANIASRRSFIESMVIADRTLSRAEEAVARVKDPRFSAAMVNAAELEDVRELIRKADPDVVINAVDPRFVMPIFLACEIENTNYIDMAMSLSRKHPHYPYTETGVKLGDEQFARDFNWDERKIFALIGMGVEPGMSDVFAKYASEHLFSRIDSCTILDGSNLRVEGFDFAPSFSIWTTIEECLNPPIVWEDGRGWYTTTPFSELEIFDFPEGIGPVECVNVEHEEVILIPQKIDAKKVNFKYGLGAEFITILKTINMLGMDRKETVEVQGVAVSPRDLLTASLPDPGTLGERMRGKTCAGTLVKGLDKQGNPKAVYIYNVVDNAWSMKEFGDQAVVWQTAINPVIALELIHNGAWKPQGVNGPEWFESKPFLDLLEEYGTSWHIRDEDVSGIIK
- a CDS encoding homospermidine synthase gives rise to the protein MAARFSNRVLVLGAGSVSQCVLPLLIEHLVDAKQITIADMRDNRSRVSEAIAAGAVYVQDQLTRENMDQFLSKYLSAGDFLLDLAWNIDANEIIGWAHDHGVIYLNTSIEEWDPYAAGATRNPTERTLYWRHMKLRKLTDTWGGKGPTAIVEHGANPGLVSHLTKKALFDIATAAIKDGKAAAGVAEALASENFPTLAQKLGVKVIHIAERDTQISDKPKQVNEFVNTWSVEGFYEEGIAPAEMGWGTHEKTLPVNAYQHPDGPKNQICIAQPGATTWVRSWVPNMETTGMVIRHGEAFTISDHLTVWDASKAVYRPTVHYAYCPTDAAVASMHELQMRQWDLTPNQRIMNEEIIDGDDRLGVLLMGHPYKSWWTGSLLNIHDSRKLVPKQSATTVQVASSVYAAVAWAMANPNSGYLVPDDLPWREVLGYAEKYWGGYHSAAADWDPLMHRNDLFKGWNNRKYDESDPWQFSNFLV